A portion of the Methanocaldococcus sp. genome contains these proteins:
- the fbp gene encoding fructose-1,6-bisphosphate aldolase/phosphatase: MENNKVTVSVIKADVGGLCGHTLAPDELLETCEGVLEEAVDEIILDYYVTRCGDDIDLIMTHRLGCDNEKVHGLAWKAFEEATKVAKEIKLYGAGQDLLSDSFSGNVRGMGPGCAEMEFVERKSEPIVVFCCDKTDPTAFNYPLFKMFADPFNTAGLVFDPSMISGFRFEVHDVVGHKKVFLETPEEMYMLLALIGDYEKYAIKRIYRRKDNEIAAVVSTEKLNYIAGEYVGKDDPVAIVRAQSGFPAVGEVLEPFANPHFVPGWMRGSHWGPLMPVGEEDATPTRFDGPARIIALGFQICDGMLIGPNDLFADKGFDKAREKALEMADIIRRMGPFQPHRLPATMMEYTTVPKVLEALKDRFIPLEGLELIEEGGVKRKDRGDVE; the protein is encoded by the coding sequence ATGGAGAACAATAAAGTAACTGTAAGTGTTATAAAGGCAGATGTTGGAGGGTTGTGTGGACATACATTAGCACCAGATGAGTTATTAGAAACTTGTGAAGGTGTTTTAGAAGAGGCTGTTGATGAAATAATTTTAGATTATTATGTTACAAGATGTGGAGATGACATTGATTTAATTATGACTCACAGATTAGGTTGTGACAATGAAAAAGTTCATGGATTGGCTTGGAAGGCATTTGAAGAAGCTACAAAAGTTGCTAAGGAGATAAAACTTTATGGTGCTGGGCAAGATTTATTATCTGACAGTTTTTCAGGGAATGTTAGAGGTATGGGTCCAGGATGTGCTGAAATGGAATTTGTTGAAAGAAAGAGCGAGCCAATAGTAGTTTTCTGCTGTGACAAAACAGATCCAACAGCATTTAACTATCCATTATTTAAAATGTTTGCTGATCCATTCAATACCGCTGGTTTAGTCTTTGATCCTTCAATGATTTCAGGATTTAGATTTGAGGTTCATGATGTTGTAGGACATAAAAAAGTGTTCTTAGAAACCCCAGAAGAAATGTATATGCTCTTAGCATTAATTGGAGATTATGAAAAATATGCTATTAAGAGAATTTATAGAAGAAAAGATAATGAAATTGCAGCAGTTGTTAGTACTGAAAAATTAAACTATATAGCAGGAGAGTATGTTGGTAAAGACGATCCAGTAGCAATTGTTAGAGCCCAAAGTGGATTTCCAGCAGTAGGGGAGGTTTTGGAGCCATTTGCCAATCCACACTTTGTTCCAGGATGGATGAGAGGTAGCCATTGGGGTCCATTAATGCCAGTTGGAGAAGAAGATGCCACTCCAACAAGATTTGACGGACCTGCAAGAATTATTGCATTAGGGTTCCAAATATGCGATGGAATGTTAATTGGACCAAATGATTTATTCGCAGATAAAGGATTTGATAAGGCAAGAGAAAAAGCCTTAGAAATGGCAGATATAATAAGAAGAATGGGGCCATTCCAACCACATAGATTACCAGCAACTATGATGGAATACACAACAGTTCCAAAAGTTTTAGAGGCATTAAAAGATAGATTTATACCATTAGAAGGTTTAGAGTTAATTGAAGAAGGAGGAGTTAAAAGAAAAGATAGAGGAGATGTAGAATAA